GCAGCGGGAACTGCCAGGCGTCGAGCACTTCCATGCCCTTGGGCGGCCAGGTGCCGCCGACCGCCTCAACGGTGGAGGGGAAGAGCGAGAAATCGAACCAGGCCCAGAACCAGCCGACGAAGAACATCACTTCGGAAGCAATGAACAGGATCATGCCGTAGCGCAGGTGGAGCTGGACGATCGGCGTGTGATCGCCGGCATGCGCCTCCTGGATCACCTTGCCCCACCAGCCGAACATGGTGAGCAACACCAGTACCAAGCCTGTCGTGAGCACCAGCGTTCCGTTGGCGTATTTGTGCATCCACATCACGCCGCCCGAGGCGAGGATCAGCGCGCCGAGCGAACCCAGCAACGGCCAGATGCTCGGCGGCAGGATATGATACTGGTGGTTCTTTGCTCCAGCCATGGGCGTATCCCAATCCTCTCTCTATTTCGCGCGATGCTAGCTTGGTGTCTTCGCCGAATCCACTGGATAAAATGTATAGGACAGCGTGATCTCCTGGACGTCGCGCGCGTCGGGATCGTTCAGGATTTTCGGATCGACGAAGAAGATCACCGGCATGCGGACCGTCTGGCCGGGTTGCAGCGTCTGCTGGGTGAAGCAGAAGCACTGGATCTTGGTGAAATATTTGCCGACCTGCGCGGGCGTGACGTTGAACGTGGCGGTGCCGGTGATCGGATGGTTTGAGGTGTTGGTGGCGGTGAAGAACGCCATGTCGCGGCCACCGATGTCGATCGTGTCGGATCTGCGCTCGGGGGCGAACTTCCAGGGCAGCTTGGGGCTGACATTGCTGTCGAAGGCGATGGTGATCTTCTGCCCCGTGGCACCCGGCGCGCGCAGGCCGCGCTGCGTGGTGCCGTTAAGCCCGGTTGCCTCGCAGAAGATCCGGTAGAGCGGCACCGCGGCGAAACCCAGCCCGGTCATGCCGCACACCAGCACGGCACCCATCAGGCCGACGCGCAGGTTGCGGCTGATCCTCATCCGCCGTGCCCGAGCTGCATCTTCACGATCGAGATCGCGAATACCAGCACGACGAAGCCGCCAAGTAGCAGCGCCATCACCCGGGCGCGCGATCGTTGGCGCGCGCGGATCAGCTCCAGTTCCGATGCGGGCATTCGAATCACATCCTCTCCGCGGGAATCGTTCATCCGATCCACCTGTCGATCACGAGCGCACCGAATAGCACGAACAGATACAATATCGAGAATTTGAAAAGCCGCTTTTCCGGGATCATCCGGTCCCCGCCCTCGACCGCATGCTCGGTGCGGCGGGTCGCCACCTGCAGCGCCATCGCGAGGAAGATGCCGGACATCACTGCGGCGGTGAGGCCGTAGACCATGCCGCTCAGCCCCAGCGGCCAGGGCGCGGCGGCTGCGGCGATCATCGGCAGGGTATAGAGGCCGATCTGGATCCGCGTCGTCCGCTCGCCTGCGACGACCGGGAGCATCGGGACGCCGGCATTGGCGTAGTCGGTCTTGACGAAAAGCGCGAGCGCCCAAAAATGCGGCGGCGTCCACAGGAAGATCAGCGCGAACAGCAACACCGGCAGCGTCGCGACATCGCCGGTCGCGGCGGCCCAGCCGATCAGCGGGGGAAAGGCGCCGGCGGCGCCGCCGATCACGATGTTCTGCGGCGTCCGGCGCTTGAGCCAGATCGTGTAGACGAACACGTAGAACAGGATCGAGACCGCGAGGATTAGCGTCGCGACCAGGTTGATCGCGACATACATCAGCACCAGGCTGAACACCGCGAGGCCCACCCCGAAATGCAACGCCGACTGGCGGTCCATCCGGCCGGCGGGCAGCGGACGTCCCTGCGTCCGCTTCATCTTGGCGTCGAGATCGGCCTCGTACCATTGGTTGAGCGCGCCCGCGGCTCCGGCACCCAGCGCGATGCACAGGATCGCGGTGAAGCCGAGCACCGGGTGGATCGGCACCGGCGCGGCCAGCATCCCGCACAGCCCGGTGAAGACGACCAGCGTCATCACCCGGGGCTTGGTGAGGGCAAGGAAATCGCGCCAATCGGCGGGCAGTGCGGGATTGGCGTTGGTCACGGACATCATCGCTCCCGATATACGACGCGTGTCGGGCGGGCGAAAGAGGCGTGTCAGCCCAGCCGCTTGGCGTTGGCGCGTACCTTGCGACGGTAATGCTTCAGCGTCTTGCTCGCCTGCGCCTCCGGGGTGCTGCCGAGTCGGCCGGTGGCGGCGGCGACCTGCAGCTCCCAGGCGGCCTGCATCTTCTCGGCGACCATGCGCTGCGCCTCGGCCGTGGCGGCGGGGCCGCCCGCGGCGAGCTTGGTCAGCCGCATCCCGATCACAGTCGAGGCTTCGATGCCCAGCATCCAGCTGTCGAGGCCGATCTTCATCCAGTCGGCATAGGGGCTGCGCATGAGACGGTCTCCAAGTGTGACGTGCCGAGCTGAACGCGTGAGCAACTCGTTCGGGGCCGGATATAGCCTGAAGCGGTTACCAACTTTATCCCATCGGCGGCAGCCCTTTGCGCCGAAACGAAAAGCCCCGAGGTTTCCCCCGGGGCTCTTGGCGCGGTGCGGCGCGGATCAGTCGATCTTGGGAAGCGTCTCGAACTGGTGGAAGGGCGGGGGGCTCGACAGTGTCCATTCGAGCGTGGTCGCGCCTTCGCCCCAGGGATTGGCTTCCGCCTTGCGGCCGGCCAGCAGCGAATAGATGACGTTGACGAAGAACACCGCCATGCCCGCCGCCATGATCATGTAGCCAACGGTGGCCGTGTGGTTCCAGTAGGCATACTGGTCCGTATAGTCGGGAATGCGGCGCGGCATGCCCTGCAGGCCGAGGAAGTGCATCGGGAAGAACAGCAGGTTCACGCCGGCGAAGAACACCCAGAAGTGGATCTGGCCGAGCAGCTCGCTGTACATCTTCCCCGTCATCTTCGGGAACCAGTAGTAGAAGCCCGCGAACAGGCTGAACACTGCGCCCAGCGACAGCACATAGTGGAAGTGGGCGACGACGTAATAGGTGTCCTGCATATAGTCGTCGACGCCGCCATTGGCGAGGACGACGCCGGTCACGCCGCCCACCGTAAACATGAAGATGAAGCCGATCGCCCAGACCATCGGGGTCTTGAAGCTGATCGATCCGCCCCACATCGTCGCGATCCAAGAGAAGATCTTCACGCCGGTCGGCACCGCGATCACCATGGTCGCGGCGGTGAAGTACATCTTCACCTGCACCGGCAGGCCGGTGGTGAACATGTGGTGCGCCCAGACGACGAAGCCGACCAGCCCGATCGCCACCATCGCATAGGCCATGCCGAGATAGCCGAACACCGGCTTGCGGCTGAACGTCGCGATGATGTGGCTGACGATGCCGAAGCCCGGCAGGATCATGATATACACTTCGGGGTGGCCGAAGAACCAGAACAGATGCTGGTAGAGCACCGGATCGCCGCCGTACTGCGGATCGTAGAAGGCGG
This genomic window from Sphingomonas sp. contains:
- a CDS encoding heme o synthase; this encodes MMSVTNANPALPADWRDFLALTKPRVMTLVVFTGLCGMLAAPVPIHPVLGFTAILCIALGAGAAGALNQWYEADLDAKMKRTQGRPLPAGRMDRQSALHFGVGLAVFSLVLMYVAINLVATLILAVSILFYVFVYTIWLKRRTPQNIVIGGAAGAFPPLIGWAAATGDVATLPVLLFALIFLWTPPHFWALALFVKTDYANAGVPMLPVVAGERTTRIQIGLYTLPMIAAAAAPWPLGLSGMVYGLTAAVMSGIFLAMALQVATRRTEHAVEGGDRMIPEKRLFKFSILYLFVLFGALVIDRWIG
- a CDS encoding cytochrome c oxidase assembly protein; this translates as MRISRNLRVGLMGAVLVCGMTGLGFAAVPLYRIFCEATGLNGTTQRGLRAPGATGQKITIAFDSNVSPKLPWKFAPERRSDTIDIGGRDMAFFTATNTSNHPITGTATFNVTPAQVGKYFTKIQCFCFTQQTLQPGQTVRMPVIFFVDPKILNDPDARDVQEITLSYTFYPVDSAKTPS
- the ctaD gene encoding cytochrome c oxidase subunit I, with protein sequence MTDTALPYSAAHDHAHGDHDADHKPGFFARWFMSTNHKDIGTLYLIFAIFAGIIGGAISGIMRAELMQPGIQYLPWWVAKLHGEGTFDEAMHFWNVLITAHGLIMVFFMVMPAMIGGFGNWFVPIMIGAPDMAFPRMNNISFWLTVAGFVLLMLSPFVGVGAGTGWTVYAPLSTYGEPGPSVDFAIFSLHLAGAASILGAINFITTIFNMRAPGMTLHKMPLFAWSVLVTAFLLLLALPVLAAAITMLITDRNFGTAFYDPQYGGDPVLYQHLFWFFGHPEVYIMILPGFGIVSHIIATFSRKPVFGYLGMAYAMVAIGLVGFVVWAHHMFTTGLPVQVKMYFTAATMVIAVPTGVKIFSWIATMWGGSISFKTPMVWAIGFIFMFTVGGVTGVVLANGGVDDYMQDTYYVVAHFHYVLSLGAVFSLFAGFYYWFPKMTGKMYSELLGQIHFWVFFAGVNLLFFPMHFLGLQGMPRRIPDYTDQYAYWNHTATVGYMIMAAGMAVFFVNVIYSLLAGRKAEANPWGEGATTLEWTLSSPPPFHQFETLPKID